The following proteins come from a genomic window of Gottfriedia acidiceleris:
- a CDS encoding winged helix-turn-helix transcriptional regulator codes for MKKYNIPVEASLDVIGGKWKVVILCHLTKGTKRTSQLKKLMPNITQKMLTQQLKELQEDNIVHRKVFNQVPPKVEYSLTDYGWSLKEVLDLLCSWGENHIEHMYPDKSEVLLPPVEDEITL; via the coding sequence ATGAAAAAATACAATATTCCAGTTGAAGCTTCATTAGATGTAATCGGTGGTAAATGGAAGGTCGTGATTCTTTGTCATTTGACAAAAGGCACGAAAAGAACTTCACAGTTAAAAAAATTAATGCCGAACATTACCCAAAAAATGTTAACTCAGCAGCTAAAGGAATTACAGGAAGACAATATCGTTCACCGAAAAGTATTTAATCAGGTTCCACCAAAAGTGGAATATTCCTTAACGGATTACGGATGGTCTTTAAAAGAAGTATTAGACTTACTGTGCTCTTGGGGAGAAAATCACATTGAACATATGTACCCAGACAAAAGTGAAGTACTCCTTCCACCAGTTGAGGATGAGATAACCCTATAA
- a CDS encoding MFS transporter — protein MNSTAASIKVHEKKSGTPALMALAVSAFGIGTTEFVPVGLLSTLAGDLKISITLAGLLISGYAMGVAVGAPILTALTNKIGRKSLLMLLMIIFIIGNSAAAFSTSFGLLLVARIITSFSHGVFFSIGSTIASDVVPENKRASAIAFMFTGLTVATVTGVPLGTFIGQHFGWRSTFGAVALLGVIAIIAIAILVPKTIKQPPASKFSDNLKVLKNGPLLLAFAITALGYGGTFVAFTYLSPILEKITGFAPNSVSIILLVYGIAVALGNTIGGKAANKNPLKALTWMFAVQAIVLIILSFTAPFKIVGIVTIFFLGLLAFMNVPGLQIHVVKLAEKYVPSAVDIASALNIAAFNVGIAIGAFIGGLVVDTIGLIHTPWIGGIMVLGAVLLSISSASLEKKK, from the coding sequence ATGAATTCGACTGCTGCTTCGATTAAAGTGCATGAGAAAAAAAGTGGCACTCCTGCGCTAATGGCTCTTGCTGTTAGTGCATTTGGTATCGGAACAACTGAATTTGTTCCCGTTGGTTTATTATCAACTCTAGCTGGTGATTTGAAAATTTCAATCACATTAGCGGGATTATTAATTTCTGGATATGCGATGGGTGTTGCGGTTGGAGCACCAATTTTAACCGCATTAACAAACAAAATTGGTCGAAAATCGTTACTAATGCTATTAATGATTATTTTTATTATTGGTAATAGTGCTGCTGCCTTTTCAACTAGTTTTGGGTTATTGTTAGTGGCACGAATTATTACTTCATTTTCACATGGTGTATTCTTTTCAATCGGTTCAACAATTGCGTCCGATGTAGTACCTGAAAACAAACGTGCAAGTGCGATTGCATTTATGTTTACAGGCTTGACTGTTGCGACTGTGACAGGTGTTCCATTAGGCACATTTATTGGTCAGCATTTTGGATGGAGATCAACTTTTGGAGCTGTAGCACTATTAGGTGTTATTGCAATCATTGCAATTGCAATATTAGTTCCAAAAACAATTAAACAGCCACCGGCATCAAAATTTAGTGATAACTTGAAAGTTTTAAAAAATGGCCCATTACTTTTGGCCTTTGCTATTACAGCATTAGGATATGGAGGTACTTTTGTAGCATTCACATACTTGTCACCAATCCTTGAAAAAATTACAGGCTTTGCGCCAAACTCTGTAAGTATTATCTTACTTGTTTATGGAATTGCAGTAGCACTTGGTAATACGATTGGTGGAAAAGCGGCAAATAAAAATCCTTTAAAAGCATTAACCTGGATGTTTGCAGTTCAAGCAATTGTTCTCATCATTCTATCGTTTACGGCACCGTTTAAAATAGTAGGAATTGTAACGATTTTCTTCTTAGGCTTGCTTGCTTTTATGAATGTACCTGGTCTACAAATTCATGTTGTGAAATTAGCTGAGAAGTATGTCCCATCTGCTGTTGATATTGCATCAGCGCTAAATATAGCAGCATTCAACGTTGGTATTGCAATTGGAGCGTTTATTGGCGGTTTAGTCGTAGATACAATCGGCTTGATTCATACACCATGGATTGGTGGAATCATGGTATTAGGAGCAGTTCTATTAAGCATCTCGAGTGCTTCTTTAGAAAAGAAAAAATAA
- a CDS encoding aldo/keto reductase — translation MNKLVKLNNGLEMPVIGLGVFQVEDGQVVIDAVKAAIRNGYRSIDTAAIYQNEEGVGQGIREALEENGLKREDLFITSKVWNADLGYQSTIDAFELSLKKLGLDYLDLYLIHWPVEGQYIESWKALETLYKNGKVKAIGMSNFQIHHLKEVMANAEIMPMINQVELHPMLSQVELREFLKENSIQVEAWAPLMQGQLFENEALLQIANKYNKSIAQVVLRWHLQNGVVIIPKSIKEHRIQENANIFDFELTEEDMNQINALNQNHRVGPDPDNFDF, via the coding sequence ATGAATAAATTAGTTAAATTAAATAATGGTTTAGAAATGCCAGTAATTGGATTAGGAGTTTTCCAAGTAGAAGATGGACAAGTCGTAATTGATGCTGTAAAAGCTGCAATACGAAATGGTTACCGTAGTATCGATACTGCAGCGATTTATCAAAACGAAGAAGGAGTAGGGCAAGGAATTAGAGAAGCTCTTGAAGAAAATGGTCTTAAACGTGAAGACTTATTTATTACATCAAAGGTATGGAATGCAGATCTAGGCTACCAATCAACTATCGATGCTTTCGAATTAAGTTTGAAAAAACTAGGTCTTGATTATTTAGATCTATATTTAATTCACTGGCCAGTAGAAGGTCAATATATTGAATCATGGAAAGCACTTGAAACACTATACAAAAATGGTAAAGTAAAAGCAATTGGGATGAGTAATTTCCAAATTCATCATTTGAAAGAAGTAATGGCGAATGCTGAAATAATGCCTATGATCAATCAAGTAGAGTTACATCCTATGTTAAGTCAAGTTGAGCTAAGAGAATTTTTAAAAGAAAATTCAATTCAAGTAGAAGCATGGGCTCCATTAATGCAAGGACAGCTGTTTGAAAATGAAGCATTATTACAAATAGCTAACAAATATAATAAATCAATTGCTCAAGTTGTATTACGTTGGCATTTACAAAACGGTGTAGTGATCATACCAAAATCAATCAAAGAACACCGCATTCAAGAAAACGCAAATATTTTCGATTTTGAACTAACAGAAGAAGATATGAACCAAATCAACGCTCTGAACCAAAACCACCGAGTAGGTCCAGACCCTGACAATTTTGATTTTTAA
- a CDS encoding TVP38/TMEM64 family protein: protein MKKENKQFNTMKELTLHIVLSTILILILVTSLPTVVTIYKISFVFAIMVILLLDFYLVVSNHKKLLKVTKIALVSLLLCISVVGILFYVSQFLVFVDTYGVERILTNHITTAKLLFFLICLFQPIFLPLPEALTIPAGSAVIGSFTGAVIGFLGSTLGIVIMYFLARIGGLKLVSKFVKERQLKKYQEYVKKKETIILTLMFIIPILPDEIICVGAGISKVSFKKFLLIASISKLITSSLLSYSVYLAKFFSLTTSQIALTSSILFACILSLSFMIKKSIKRTNSKEAYVTQSE from the coding sequence TTGAAGAAAGAAAATAAACAGTTTAATACGATGAAAGAACTTACGTTACACATAGTATTATCTACAATATTGATCTTAATATTAGTCACTAGTTTACCTACTGTCGTAACGATTTATAAAATATCATTTGTTTTTGCAATCATGGTAATTTTGCTACTAGATTTCTATCTAGTTGTATCGAATCATAAAAAGCTTTTAAAGGTTACAAAAATAGCACTAGTTAGTTTACTACTTTGTATATCAGTAGTTGGAATTCTATTTTATGTTAGTCAATTTCTAGTGTTCGTTGATACGTACGGAGTTGAGCGAATATTAACCAATCATATTACAACTGCAAAATTATTATTTTTCTTAATCTGTTTGTTTCAACCGATTTTTTTACCTTTACCAGAAGCACTTACTATTCCTGCAGGTAGTGCTGTAATCGGATCGTTTACAGGAGCGGTTATTGGATTTTTAGGTTCAACTTTAGGTATTGTCATTATGTATTTCTTAGCAAGAATAGGTGGACTTAAATTAGTTTCAAAGTTTGTTAAAGAAAGACAGTTAAAAAAGTATCAGGAATATGTCAAAAAAAAAGAAACAATTATTTTAACTTTAATGTTTATCATTCCGATTTTACCGGATGAAATTATTTGTGTCGGGGCAGGAATTAGTAAAGTCTCTTTCAAAAAGTTTTTATTAATTGCTTCAATTTCAAAATTAATTACATCATCTCTACTATCATACTCTGTCTATTTGGCTAAATTTTTCTCTTTAACAACATCGCAAATAGCTTTAACTAGCTCCATTTTATTTGCCTGCATCTTATCTTTATCATTTATGATTAAGAAATCAATTAAACGAACTAATTCAAAAGAAGCTTATGTTACACAAAGTGAATAA
- a CDS encoding DUF4870 domain-containing protein yields METNKILSSLCYFSVFFAPFLFPIIVYFVAKDQQLKSHSKRAFFSHILPFLTIIILAIISLFTFNTFGDGAGFALIGGFILAFIVNLIVFIWNIVQGIKVLM; encoded by the coding sequence ATGGAAACAAATAAGATTTTGTCCTCATTATGTTATTTTAGCGTATTCTTCGCACCTTTTTTATTCCCTATAATTGTTTATTTCGTTGCAAAGGATCAACAACTAAAATCCCATTCTAAACGAGCATTTTTTTCACATATACTTCCATTTCTAACAATTATTATTTTAGCGATTATTTCCCTTTTCACTTTTAATACTTTTGGTGACGGTGCAGGTTTTGCTCTTATCGGTGGATTTATTTTAGCTTTCATTGTTAATTTAATTGTCTTTATTTGGAATATTGTTCAAGGTATTAAAGTATTGATGTAA
- a CDS encoding TVP38/TMEM64 family protein, whose protein sequence is MKKVVPLTVIGFWILMLLLAIRYHLFHLSLQDIKQFITNSSINPMLLFVAIFCARIFLFIPSSVLIVVGSLFFHPFETILLSLIGMAITETIIYLLSRSILSDSIQQFMENKYPSLFEELISNRKRYLFLTVATPLAPTDGACFIAASTNMKYLSYIAIVFAGNIPIAVLYTLYGNFLLGSPWITICITATILVGFFIYISLKKRQKKDTHFSA, encoded by the coding sequence ATGAAAAAAGTCGTTCCACTAACTGTAATCGGCTTTTGGATTTTAATGCTACTACTCGCAATTCGATATCATTTATTTCATTTATCATTGCAAGATATAAAACAGTTTATTACTAATTCTTCCATCAATCCGATGCTATTATTTGTCGCTATTTTCTGTGCAAGAATCTTTCTATTCATTCCTAGCTCTGTACTAATTGTAGTAGGTAGCTTGTTTTTTCACCCGTTTGAAACCATTCTCTTATCATTAATCGGAATGGCTATCACAGAAACAATTATTTACTTATTAAGTAGAAGTATTTTAAGTGATTCGATCCAGCAATTTATGGAGAATAAATATCCCTCTTTATTTGAAGAGCTTATTTCGAACCGAAAAAGATACTTATTCTTAACAGTTGCAACTCCACTAGCTCCGACAGATGGCGCATGCTTTATCGCAGCCTCAACCAATATGAAATACTTGTCCTATATTGCAATTGTTTTTGCTGGTAATATTCCGATTGCAGTTCTTTATACCTTATACGGAAATTTCTTGCTTGGCTCACCATGGATTACAATCTGTATTACAGCTACAATCTTAGTCGGATTTTTCATTTACATTTCTTTAAAAAAGAGACAAAAAAAAGATACACATTTCTCAGCATAA
- a CDS encoding DoxX family protein, producing the protein MLDEGLLVIRLVLGIILLGHGVQKVFGWFGGYGIKGTGQWLESIGIKPGAFFAFITGVAEIVGGFFVAAGVYTEIGAWLIIVVMAVAVIKVHIKNGFWNSSNGFEFNLLIIAAAVGLLLTGPGTMVLF; encoded by the coding sequence ATGCTTGATGAAGGCCTATTAGTTATTAGACTTGTTTTAGGTATTATTTTATTAGGTCACGGGGTGCAGAAAGTATTTGGTTGGTTTGGTGGTTACGGTATTAAAGGAACTGGACAATGGTTAGAGTCGATAGGAATCAAACCTGGAGCATTTTTTGCTTTTATAACAGGAGTGGCAGAAATCGTAGGTGGATTCTTTGTAGCGGCTGGTGTATATACAGAAATAGGTGCATGGTTGATAATAGTAGTGATGGCAGTAGCAGTTATAAAGGTTCATATAAAGAACGGATTCTGGAATAGTTCGAATGGATTTGAGTTTAATCTATTAATTATTGCAGCTGCAGTAGGATTATTGCTTACTGGTCCAGGAACAATGGTTTTATTTTAA
- a CDS encoding DinB family protein: MADAIFEQLRFTRVYTLKVLGSVSKEAVDVIPAGFNNNILWNAGHVLGAYEQLLYANTGDAGKLSKEFINFFKGGTKPGDWQAEPPSYEEVVTLLEQQVEQVISTYEGRLDELISKEMKIGSFEIKTVRDMISFNIFHEGLHAGLINGLKRSLGQ; this comes from the coding sequence ATGGCAGATGCTATTTTTGAACAACTTAGGTTTACAAGGGTTTATACATTGAAGGTTCTTGGTTCAGTTTCAAAAGAAGCTGTAGATGTAATACCAGCAGGATTCAATAATAATATACTTTGGAATGCAGGACATGTGCTAGGGGCATATGAGCAATTACTTTATGCTAACACTGGTGATGCTGGGAAACTTTCAAAGGAATTCATTAATTTTTTCAAAGGTGGCACTAAACCTGGTGACTGGCAAGCGGAGCCACCATCATATGAGGAAGTTGTTACTTTATTAGAACAGCAAGTTGAACAAGTTATTTCTACATATGAAGGGCGTTTAGATGAACTCATTTCAAAAGAGATGAAAATAGGTAGTTTTGAAATAAAAACAGTTCGAGACATGATTAGCTTTAATATTTTCCATGAAGGGCTACATGCCGGATTAATAAACGGTTTAAAAAGATCACTTGGCCAGTAG
- a CDS encoding VC0807 family protein — protein MRKESNLIIYDLILYLVFPLVLYKVLQHYFSDYWAMLLPTVPGILYTLFRFWYTKQFNVTGIFIISTLTVSTAVDLMALGSAKNLILYNVYYHFGVVVVFLVLLALKKPLPYYFMIDIAAIQGQGREESKKLYKHSSLFKVFQYLFVAWIIKDIVFAVAQWWMVDTFGLKAYYSRTIIFTVGGYIFGIIMAIGYAMVTMRAQKLKGDDSEQPSDEIII, from the coding sequence ATGAGGAAAGAAAGTAATTTAATAATTTACGATCTAATTTTGTATTTAGTATTCCCACTTGTTTTATATAAAGTTTTACAACACTATTTTAGTGATTATTGGGCAATGCTCTTACCGACAGTTCCAGGGATCCTATATACTTTATTTCGTTTTTGGTATACTAAACAGTTTAATGTTACTGGAATTTTTATTATCTCAACATTAACTGTAAGTACTGCCGTTGATTTAATGGCATTAGGTTCTGCGAAAAACTTAATTTTGTACAATGTGTATTATCACTTTGGGGTTGTAGTCGTATTTTTAGTTTTATTGGCTTTAAAAAAGCCATTACCATATTATTTTATGATTGATATTGCTGCAATACAGGGGCAAGGTCGTGAAGAAAGTAAAAAATTATATAAACATTCTTCACTATTTAAAGTGTTTCAGTACTTGTTTGTCGCATGGATTATTAAAGATATCGTTTTTGCTGTTGCACAATGGTGGATGGTTGATACGTTTGGATTAAAAGCATATTACTCACGTACAATTATCTTTACAGTTGGTGGATATATTTTTGGCATCATTATGGCGATTGGCTATGCAATGGTTACGATGAGAGCTCAAAAATTAAAAGGAGACGACTCAGAGCAACCTTCCGATGAAATTATTATTTAG
- a CDS encoding cation diffusion facilitator family transporter produces the protein MRSSKIAVLSICSNTFIVLLKLIVGIFTGSVAIISEAIHSLLDLVASVIAFFSVRISNRPPDKEHPYGHGKFENISGTVETILIFVAGIWIIIESVEKLLHPTPIKMPFIGVVVMLIGALINWRVGKIVQKVGNDTHSVAMQSNALHLLTDVYSSLGVAISLILVSLTGWDFLDALIGIGIAIYIMKESIELGRKSFTPLLDTGLSKDELKQIENVLYSFKSQFIEYHDLRTRRSGAEEHIDFHLVLPSHMSIEEAHLLCDKIEEEIKKVLVDPKILIHVEPENERIQKIDFINTSTREEQEFQGVGNSLKG, from the coding sequence TTGCGTTCAAGCAAAATAGCAGTACTTTCAATATGTAGTAACACATTCATCGTTTTATTAAAATTAATTGTCGGGATTTTTACTGGTTCCGTAGCAATTATCTCTGAAGCAATTCATTCTTTATTGGATTTAGTTGCTTCAGTCATTGCATTTTTCTCTGTAAGGATTTCAAACAGACCGCCCGATAAGGAACATCCTTATGGTCATGGTAAGTTTGAAAATATTTCAGGTACGGTCGAAACAATCTTAATATTTGTAGCTGGTATTTGGATTATCATTGAATCTGTTGAAAAGCTACTTCATCCTACCCCAATTAAAATGCCTTTTATCGGTGTAGTTGTCATGTTAATTGGAGCGTTAATCAATTGGAGAGTAGGAAAAATCGTTCAAAAAGTAGGAAATGATACTCATTCTGTTGCAATGCAATCAAACGCTTTGCATTTATTAACAGACGTTTATTCATCGCTCGGAGTTGCAATAAGTTTAATTTTAGTCAGTCTTACTGGTTGGGATTTTCTCGATGCATTAATCGGAATTGGAATCGCAATTTATATAATGAAAGAATCAATCGAACTTGGACGTAAGTCGTTTACCCCCCTACTTGATACTGGGTTATCTAAAGATGAATTAAAACAAATCGAAAATGTATTATATTCTTTTAAATCCCAATTTATCGAATATCATGACTTACGCACGAGACGTTCGGGTGCTGAGGAGCATATAGATTTCCATTTAGTATTACCATCACACATGAGCATTGAAGAAGCTCATTTACTATGTGACAAAATTGAAGAAGAAATAAAAAAGGTTTTAGTTGATCCTAAAATATTAATTCATGTCGAACCAGAAAATGAGAGAATACAAAAAATTGATTTCATAAATACATCAACTAGAGAAGAACAGGAATTCCAAGGAGTAGGAAATTCATTAAAGGGATAA